Part of the Apodemus sylvaticus chromosome 15, mApoSyl1.1, whole genome shotgun sequence genome is shown below.
TGACATTGAGGAGAAGGGGGTCAAGTTGAAGCTCACCATTGTGGACACGCCCGGCTTCGGGGACGCAGTGAACAACTCTGAGTGGTGAGGAACAGGTTCCCTGCCCCCAGCCGCCATGACCTAGCAGGCAGCCCTGGGAGCTGGCATTCTGCTTCTTCTCCGCTTCTAGCTGGAAGCCCATCACGGACTACGTGGACCAGCAGTTTGAGCAGTACTTCCGGGATGAGAGCGGCCTGAACCGAAAGAACATCCAGGACAACCGGGTGCACTGCTGCCTGTACTTCATCTCCCCGTTCGGGCACGGGTGTGTGGTCGTCCTGGTGCCCGGGCTCAGGGTGGACGCGCCTATCACTGCACcaccgcccctccccccaaatgcccaccctccccctcccccctctctctctgcagaCTGAGGCCAGTGGATGTCGGCTTCATGAAGGCACTGCATGAGAAGGTGAACATCGTCCCACTCATCGCCAAAGCCGACTGCCTCGTCCCCAGTGAGATCCGAAAGCTGAAGGACAGGGTGAGTCTTCCGTAGCCAAGGGGGCCTGGCCACAAACTCCAGGGGTGCTGGCCAGTGCCAAGCCAGGCTCTCCCCCGCTGCAGATACGGGAGGAGATCGACAAGTTCGGGATCCACGTGTACCAGTTTCCAGAATGTGACTCGGATGAAGATGAAGACTTCAAGCAACAGGACCGGGAACTGAAGGTGAGCACGAATCCAGGAGGGGTGGGGCTAGGAGGTAGCTGGGCGGAGCACTGGAGACCGCACAAGCCAGGGGGCGGGGGAGCACTCGGGTGATGAGAGCAGGGATCATTTGAGGGCTACAGGATCAGGAAGTCCCTTGTACCCCTGTCTGGTCTGTGGTGGGTCATGTGACTCTCCCCTGGGTGCTTACTAGAGCACACTCATCGGTGCTGTTCTGACATGCTTTCCAAGAATCGGCCCAGCGGCCCAGAGATGTGGCAAGCCCTGGTATCCAAGATCTGGAGCTCCGGAGGGTGGCGGCTTTGAGAGGTTATGGCCGAAAGCTAAGCCTTCGGGCAGTAAGCATGGTCTTGGCTCTGATTTGAACCGTGGAGGAAGCTCCCGGAAGCATCCAGTGCCAGAGAAGTGCACAGCGGGGCAAAAGCCCCGAGGCTTCTAGCGGTGCAGGCGTTGTGGCTTTCATGGGTCGCAAGGACACCAGCCGAGGGAGGGGCTGTGCCATGGGAGGGGGCGACGGCAGCGCTGGAATGGCCTCAAGCTCTGAGCCAGCTGCTCTTACAGACTAGGATGGGCTGGGTTCTTGCTCCCCTTCCCCCAGGAAAGTGCACCCTTCGCCGTTATCGGCAGCAACACTGTGGTGGAGGCCAAGGGGCAGCGGGTCCGGGGGCGACTGTACCCCTGGGGGATCGTCGAAGGTGAGACAAGGCAGGCGGCGCCGGGTGGGGGGGAGGCTCGGCTAGCCTGACAGCGGCTCACCGtccgcccgccccgccccgccccgccccgcccacaGTGGAGAACCAGGCGCACTGCGATTTTGTGAAGCTCCGAAACATGCTCATCCGCACTCACATGCACGACCTCAAAGATGTGACGTGCGACGTGCACTATGAGAACTACCGCGCCCACTGCATCCAGCAGATGACCAGGTGGGCCACCCCACCGGAGCGGGCCAGGCATCTCCCAGCCGCCTGACCCGAGCCTCCCAACAAGCACAGCCCTCTCGTCCCACAGCAAACTCACACAGGACAGCCGCATGGAGAGCCCCATCCCTATACTTCCACTGCCCACACCAGACGCCGAGACGGAGAAGCTCATCAGGATGAAGGATGAAGAGGTGGGTGGATATCGGGAGGCGGGCCAAGATTGTGACAGGGCGGGGAGGAGAAGCCGAGGGCAGAGCTAGACCCCTCCGGTCTTTTCTCACACTGATTTGGGTCACCCCCACCACCAGCTGAGGCGAATGCAGGAGATGTTGCAGAAGATGAAGCAGCAAATGCAAGACCAGTGACACCCGCCCCAGCCCCGCCTCGCCAAGGATAGACGGCCGGTTTCCGGGCTGGCCCCTCTTGCCCCTGGATCCTAGACTGTCCTGGATTCCACCCTGGTTCATCTGGATCTCAGAAGGCCTGGACCTAACCCTCATCCAGCGTGGCTTTGACCAGACTCTTCAGACCTGGGGCCACAGAGCCACAGCCCCCAGATGACCCTAATTTATTCTCAGCACCCGCCCTTCCCGGTCATTCGTATCTGCTTCCGAGTGGTCTGAACCACAGCCCCTCCCCAACCTCCTGCCCCCAACCCACCCCGCACCTCCCCGCCTGTCTTAAGGGGAAAAGTTGGGCACAACCTCCAAGATCTCCCTTCCTAGAAGATCACTGCTCCCAGCGGGTCAATAATCCAGGGTAGAGGGGGGGCGTGGATGCAGGATCTCGGGCATATTACCCAAGCAGAGTCGAGTTGGGAGTCGTCCCCCGCCCGCCCCGCCCCGGCCAATTCCAGTGGGCCACAAAGCATATGCTAATGTCCTACTGAGCGCGGAAGTAGGCCGGTTCCTCCCTTACTCCCTAATCATGCTCTGTTCAGGATCAGAGCCGGTGGGGTTTGGAAGCTGAGGTCTTTAGGAAGACCTGGAGGCTTCTGGGAGGAAGGCAGTTCCGCGACGCACTAGACCTCTCGCGCCCCTTCCTGAGTCTACCTGAAGAACTCTAGGGCGGCAGGAATGGGGTGTCCCCTCTGCCTAGACTACCCACAGGTCAAGGTCTTTTCTTCCCTGCAGCTCTGTTGCACAAGGGCTCCAGCCCTTggcctcctccatctctccacccGCATGATTCCTCCCCACACACCCCATGCTCCGTTTTGTTCAGTTGTGAATGCCGCGTCCTGTCCTGGTGACAGGAGAACAAAGTTGGTGAACGTCGTGCCTAGTGTCCGAGTGTTCCATGAGCCCCTgggagcgggcgggcgggcgggcggggggcgGAAGCCCGGGCTGCCCGCGGCCGCAGGCGATAGCACCCTATCTGCCT
Proteins encoded:
- the Septin5 gene encoding septin-5 isoform X2; its protein translation is MSTGLRYKSKLATPEDKQDIDKQYVGFATLPNQVHRKSVKKGFDFTLMVAGESGLGKSTLVHSLFLTDLYKDRKLLSAEERINQTVEILKHTVDIEEKGVKLKLTIVDTPGFGDAVNNSECWKPITDYVDQQFEQYFRDESGLNRKNIQDNRVHCCLYFISPFGHGLRPVDVGFMKALHEKVNIVPLIAKADCLVPSEIRKLKDRIREEIDKFGIHVYQFPECDSDEDEDFKQQDRELKESAPFAVIGSNTVVEAKGQRVRGRLYPWGIVEVENQAHCDFVKLRNMLIRTHMHDLKDVTCDVHYENYRAHCIQQMTSKLTQDSRMESPIPILPLPTPDAETEKLIRMKDEELRRMQEMLQKMKQQMQDQ
- the Septin5 gene encoding septin-5 isoform X1; the protein is MDSLAAPQDRLVEQLLSPRTQAQRRLKDIDKQYVGFATLPNQVHRKSVKKGFDFTLMVAGESGLGKSTLVHSLFLTDLYKDRKLLSAEERINQTVEILKHTVDIEEKGVKLKLTIVDTPGFGDAVNNSECWKPITDYVDQQFEQYFRDESGLNRKNIQDNRVHCCLYFISPFGHGLRPVDVGFMKALHEKVNIVPLIAKADCLVPSEIRKLKDRIREEIDKFGIHVYQFPECDSDEDEDFKQQDRELKESAPFAVIGSNTVVEAKGQRVRGRLYPWGIVEVENQAHCDFVKLRNMLIRTHMHDLKDVTCDVHYENYRAHCIQQMTSKLTQDSRMESPIPILPLPTPDAETEKLIRMKDEELRRMQEMLQKMKQQMQDQ